The following are from one region of the Deinococcus aerophilus genome:
- a CDS encoding ABC transporter ATP-binding protein, with amino-acid sequence MTALPHACLPDAPPALEAVNIRHGFGILSVLHGVSLQVRPGEVVAVTGPSGSGKSTLLHLLGGLDVPQGGEVWWAGERADTLDTQRRATRRAGRVGLVFQHHYLLEDLNVLDNVMIPCRLAGQDDPARAHALLARVGLGGRERTMPGVLSGGERQRVAVARALASRPAVVLADEPTGSLDRANAVNVAGLLLNLAREDGAGVLLVTHDERLAAYADRTLHLLDGRFTDELPVYG; translated from the coding sequence GTGACCGCCCTGCCCCACGCTTGTCTGCCCGACGCCCCCCCTGCCCTGGAGGCGGTGAACATCCGCCACGGCTTTGGCATCCTGAGTGTGCTGCACGGCGTGTCGTTGCAGGTCAGGCCCGGCGAGGTCGTGGCGGTGACCGGTCCCTCGGGCAGCGGCAAGAGCACCCTGCTGCACCTGCTGGGCGGTCTGGACGTGCCGCAGGGCGGCGAGGTGTGGTGGGCCGGCGAACGCGCCGATACGCTCGATACCCAGCGCCGGGCGACCCGCCGGGCCGGACGGGTCGGGCTGGTGTTCCAGCACCACTACCTGCTGGAAGACCTGAACGTGCTTGACAACGTGATGATTCCCTGCCGCCTGGCCGGTCAGGACGATCCTGCCCGCGCCCATGCGCTGCTGGCCCGGGTGGGCCTGGGCGGGCGGGAAAGGACCATGCCCGGCGTCCTCAGCGGCGGCGAACGGCAGCGGGTGGCGGTGGCCCGCGCGTTGGCCTCGCGCCCGGCGGTGGTGCTGGCCGACGAGCCGACCGGCAGCCTGGACCGGGCCAACGCCGTCAACGTGGCGGGTCTGCTGCTGAACCTGGCCCGCGAGGACGGCGCGGGCGTGTTGCTGGTAACCCACGACGAGCGTCTGGCCGCCTACGCTGACCGGACGCTGCACCTGCTGGACGGCCGCTTTACCGACGAGTTGCCGGTTTACGGCTAA
- a CDS encoding glutamate-5-semialdehyde dehydrogenase, whose product MTAAGETVTVGIREMGVRARAAARTLRSLPTGRKVQVLQAIARELRARQEPILAANAHDVRAALDAGVPEPMVARLRLDRASLEGIAADVEAVSRLPDPVGERTPAQTQPSGIRVSQRRVPLGVLGVIYESRPNVTVDVAALALMSGNAVILRGGKETVHSNAALEEAIRAALVALDLPEAAVQVIRDPARERMRELLRLDDLVDAIIPRGGAGLHRYCVENATVPVIVGGIGVVHLYLDASFTRDPADVQRAAEIVVNAKVHKPSACNALDTLLVDREALPALPAVARALLEHGVDLRADPEALSALQDAGLPARPAAAADYGTEFLALTASIRVVAGLDEALDFIAAHGNHTDVILTRDPAQAERFVQDVDSAAVIVNASPRFNDGGQLGLGAEVAISTQKLHARGPMGLRELTTTKWVVMGEGQTRR is encoded by the coding sequence ATGACGGCGGCGGGGGAGACGGTAACGGTGGGCATCCGGGAGATGGGCGTGCGCGCCCGGGCAGCGGCGCGGACGCTGCGCTCACTGCCCACCGGGCGCAAGGTGCAGGTCCTGCAGGCCATCGCGCGGGAATTGCGGGCGCGGCAGGAACCCATTCTGGCGGCCAATGCCCACGATGTCCGCGCCGCCCTGGACGCGGGTGTGCCCGAGCCCATGGTCGCCCGGCTGCGCCTGGACCGCGCCTCGCTGGAGGGCATCGCCGCCGACGTGGAGGCTGTCTCACGGCTGCCTGACCCGGTGGGTGAGCGCACGCCGGCGCAGACCCAGCCCAGCGGCATTCGCGTGTCACAGCGGCGCGTGCCGCTGGGTGTGCTCGGCGTGATCTATGAGTCGCGCCCGAACGTGACGGTGGATGTGGCCGCGCTGGCCCTGATGAGCGGCAACGCGGTGATACTGCGGGGCGGCAAGGAAACGGTTCACAGCAACGCCGCCCTGGAAGAGGCCATCCGTGCCGCTCTGGTCGCGCTGGATCTTCCGGAGGCCGCTGTTCAGGTGATTCGCGACCCGGCGCGCGAGCGCATGCGGGAACTGCTGCGGCTGGACGATCTGGTGGACGCCATCATTCCGCGCGGGGGAGCGGGGCTGCACCGCTACTGCGTGGAAAACGCCACCGTGCCCGTGATCGTGGGGGGCATCGGCGTGGTTCATCTGTACCTGGACGCCTCGTTCACCCGCGACCCGGCAGACGTGCAGCGGGCCGCCGAGATCGTGGTGAACGCCAAGGTGCACAAGCCCAGCGCCTGCAACGCCCTGGACACGCTGCTGGTGGACCGCGAGGCGCTGCCCGCCCTGCCCGCCGTTGCCCGGGCCCTGCTCGAACACGGCGTAGATCTGCGGGCCGACCCCGAAGCGCTGAGCGCCCTGCAGGACGCGGGCTTGCCCGCCCGCCCCGCTGCCGCTGCCGACTACGGCACCGAGTTCCTGGCCCTGACCGCCAGCATCCGGGTCGTGGCCGGACTGGATGAGGCGCTGGATTTCATCGCCGCGCACGGCAACCACACCGACGTGATCCTGACCCGTGACCCGGCCCAGGCCGAGCGCTTTGTGCAGGACGTGGACAGCGCCGCCGTGATCGTCAACGCCAGCCCGCGCTTCAACGACGGCGGCCAGCTGGGCCTGGGGGCCGAGGTCGCCATCAGCACGCAGAAACTGCACGCCCGCGGACCGATGGGCCTGCGTGAGCTGACCACCACCAAATGGGTGGTGATGGGGGAGGGGCAGACTAGGCGGTGA
- the dxs gene encoding 1-deoxy-D-xylulose-5-phosphate synthase, producing the protein MTDIQKYSLQGGTPLLDRVNNPADLKQLSRDELPALTQELRDEIVRVCSVGGLHLASSLGATDLIVALHYVLNSPRDRILFDVGHQAYAHKMLTGRRGQMSSVKKEGGLSGFTKVSESEHDAITVGHASTSLANALGMAMARDALGQNHQVAAVIGDGSLTGGMALAALNTIGDLGRKMLIVLNDNEMSISENVGAINKFMRGLQVQKWFQEGEGAGKKAVQAVSKPLAEFMSRAKSSTRHFFDPASVNPFAAMGLRYVGPVDGHNVQELVWLIERLVDLDGPTILHVVTRKGKGLSYAEADPIYWHGPGKFDPETGDFKPSSAYSWSAAFGDAVTELARQDPRTFVITPAMREGSGLVGYSKVHPHRYLDVGIAEDVAVTTAAGMALQGLRPIVAIYSTFLQRAYDQVLHDVAIENLNVTFAIDRAGIVGADGSTHNGVFDLSYLRGIPNVRIGLPRDATELRAMLKYAQEHDGPFAIRYPRGNTVKVPEGTWPALEWGKWEALKDGSEVVVLAGGKALEYVLAAVQDLPGVGVVNARFVKPLDLQMLREVAGRARAIITVEDNTVVGGFGSAVLEALNEMGLSVPVRLLGIPDEFQEHATVESVHARAGIDAQAIRTVLAELGVDVPLGV; encoded by the coding sequence ATGACCGATATCCAGAAATACAGCCTGCAGGGCGGCACGCCCCTGCTCGACCGTGTCAACAACCCTGCGGACCTCAAACAGCTTTCGCGCGACGAGTTGCCCGCGCTGACCCAGGAACTGCGCGACGAGATCGTGCGGGTCTGCTCGGTGGGCGGCCTGCACCTCGCCTCCTCGTTGGGGGCCACCGATCTGATCGTGGCGCTGCACTACGTGCTCAACAGTCCGCGCGACCGCATCCTGTTCGACGTGGGCCATCAGGCCTATGCCCACAAGATGCTCACCGGACGCCGGGGTCAGATGAGCAGCGTCAAGAAAGAGGGCGGCCTGAGCGGCTTTACCAAGGTCAGCGAATCCGAACACGACGCCATCACCGTGGGGCACGCCAGCACCTCTTTGGCCAATGCGCTGGGCATGGCGATGGCGCGCGACGCCCTGGGCCAGAACCATCAGGTGGCCGCCGTGATCGGCGACGGCTCGCTGACCGGCGGAATGGCGCTCGCCGCCCTGAACACCATCGGTGACCTGGGCCGCAAGATGCTGATCGTGCTGAACGACAATGAGATGAGCATCTCCGAGAACGTCGGCGCGATCAACAAGTTCATGCGCGGCCTACAGGTCCAGAAGTGGTTCCAGGAAGGTGAGGGAGCCGGCAAGAAGGCGGTGCAGGCGGTGAGCAAACCGCTCGCCGAATTCATGAGCCGGGCCAAGAGCAGCACGCGCCACTTCTTCGACCCGGCCAGCGTCAACCCGTTTGCCGCCATGGGGCTGCGCTATGTCGGCCCGGTGGACGGGCACAACGTGCAGGAACTGGTGTGGCTGATCGAGCGTCTGGTTGATCTGGACGGCCCGACCATCCTGCATGTGGTGACGCGCAAGGGCAAGGGCCTGAGCTACGCCGAGGCCGACCCGATCTACTGGCACGGCCCGGGCAAGTTCGATCCGGAAACCGGCGACTTCAAGCCCAGCAGCGCGTATTCGTGGAGCGCGGCCTTCGGGGACGCCGTGACCGAACTGGCCCGGCAGGACCCGCGCACCTTCGTGATCACGCCGGCCATGCGCGAGGGCAGCGGGCTGGTGGGGTACAGCAAGGTGCACCCACACCGCTACCTGGACGTGGGCATCGCCGAGGACGTGGCCGTGACCACCGCCGCCGGCATGGCCCTGCAGGGCCTGCGTCCCATCGTGGCGATCTACTCGACCTTTCTGCAGCGGGCCTACGACCAGGTGCTGCACGACGTGGCCATCGAGAACCTGAACGTCACCTTCGCCATTGACCGCGCCGGGATCGTGGGGGCCGACGGCTCCACGCACAACGGCGTCTTTGATCTGAGCTACCTGCGCGGCATTCCCAACGTCCGCATCGGCCTGCCCCGCGACGCCACCGAGCTGCGCGCCATGCTGAAATACGCCCAGGAACACGACGGGCCTTTTGCCATCCGGTATCCGCGGGGCAACACGGTGAAGGTTCCTGAGGGCACCTGGCCCGCCCTGGAATGGGGCAAGTGGGAGGCGCTCAAGGACGGATCGGAGGTGGTCGTGCTGGCCGGCGGCAAGGCGCTGGAATACGTTCTGGCCGCCGTGCAGGACCTGCCCGGGGTCGGCGTGGTCAACGCGCGCTTTGTCAAGCCGCTGGACCTGCAGATGCTGCGTGAGGTGGCCGGCCGCGCCCGCGCCATCATCACCGTCGAGGACAACACCGTGGTCGGGGGCTTCGGCAGCGCGGTGCTCGAGGCCCTCAACGAGATGGGGCTGAGCGTGCCGGTGCGGCTGCTGGGCATCCCGGACGAGTTCCAGGAACATGCCACCGTGGAGAGCGTGCACGCCCGCGCTGGTATTGACGCTCAGGCGATCCGCACGGTGCTCGCCGAGCTGGGTGTAGACGTCCCGCTGGGGGTCTAG
- a CDS encoding NADH:flavin oxidoreductase/NADH oxidase produces the protein MPDPTPQLFTPLKLAGLTLPNRVVVSPMCMYSARGGLANDFHLVHLGQYALAGAGLIFSEAAAVSPEGRISPEDLGLWADEHIVPLGRITDFVHAQGGRIGVQLAHAGRKASTYAPWRGKGAVAHEYGGWAVVGPDTRPYASSFATPNAMTTEDIARTVRNFVSAAQRAEMAGFDAVEIHAAHGYLLHEFLSPLSNSRDDQYGGSFENRVRFVLEVTRAVRTAWPTHKPLFVRLSATDWAPGGWDEEQTVALARLLATEGVDVLDLSSGGLTPEQQITPGPAYQLPFAAAVKRAVPDLTVMTVGMIDTPERAETALQDGHADLIALARPFLGDPHWVQHAAHRMGVPFDPVPQYARGTRLD, from the coding sequence ATGCCCGACCCGACGCCCCAACTGTTTACTCCCCTCAAGCTGGCGGGCCTGACGCTGCCCAACCGGGTGGTGGTCTCGCCCATGTGCATGTACAGCGCGCGAGGTGGCCTCGCCAACGACTTTCATCTGGTTCACCTGGGACAGTACGCACTCGCCGGGGCAGGCCTGATCTTCAGCGAGGCCGCCGCCGTCTCACCCGAGGGCCGCATCAGCCCCGAGGACCTGGGCCTGTGGGCCGATGAGCATATCGTTCCGCTGGGGCGCATCACCGATTTCGTGCATGCCCAGGGAGGCCGCATCGGCGTTCAGCTCGCGCACGCCGGGCGCAAGGCGAGCACCTACGCGCCGTGGCGCGGCAAGGGCGCGGTGGCCCATGAGTATGGCGGCTGGGCCGTCGTGGGCCCCGACACCCGGCCCTACGCCTCCTCGTTCGCCACGCCCAATGCCATGACCACCGAGGACATCGCCCGCACGGTCCGGAACTTCGTCTCGGCCGCCCAGCGCGCCGAGATGGCGGGCTTTGACGCCGTGGAAATCCACGCCGCGCACGGGTACCTGCTGCACGAGTTCCTGTCCCCGCTGTCCAACTCGCGTGACGACCAGTATGGCGGCTCCTTCGAGAACCGGGTGCGCTTCGTATTGGAGGTCACGCGGGCGGTGCGGACGGCGTGGCCGACCCACAAGCCGTTGTTCGTGCGCCTGAGCGCCACCGACTGGGCACCGGGCGGCTGGGACGAGGAACAGACGGTGGCGCTCGCCCGCCTGCTGGCGACCGAGGGCGTGGACGTTCTGGATCTGAGCAGCGGCGGCCTGACCCCCGAGCAGCAGATCACTCCCGGGCCCGCGTACCAGTTGCCCTTCGCGGCGGCGGTCAAGCGGGCGGTGCCGGACCTGACGGTCATGACGGTGGGTATGATCGATACGCCCGAACGCGCCGAAACGGCCCTGCAAGACGGCCACGCCGATCTGATCGCCCTGGCCCGTCCCTTCCTGGGGGACCCGCACTGGGTGCAGCACGCCGCGCACCGCATGGGAGTGCCGTTTGACCCGGTGCCGCAGTACGCACGCGGCACCCGCCTGGACTGA
- a CDS encoding YlxR family protein: MPERTCVACRRKRPQHEFVRITREGGVWALRAGKRSGRGAYVCADSPACWQDKRLRRAFGAQAGALSAQLHTSGKPHHDKVLEPPAAPPPRPARPSPEVSDVESPNLYPGQRAGT, from the coding sequence GTGCCCGAACGCACCTGCGTGGCCTGCCGCCGCAAGCGGCCCCAGCACGAGTTCGTGCGGATCACGCGTGAAGGCGGCGTGTGGGCGTTGCGGGCGGGGAAGCGCAGCGGACGCGGCGCGTATGTGTGCGCCGACAGTCCTGCCTGCTGGCAGGACAAGCGGCTGCGCCGGGCGTTCGGCGCGCAGGCGGGTGCCCTCTCGGCCCAACTGCACACTTCTGGCAAACCACATCATGACAAGGTCCTAGAACCCCCTGCCGCGCCGCCACCACGGCCCGCGCGGCCCTCACCGGAGGTGAGCGATGTCGAAAGTCCGAATTTATACCCTGGCCAAAGAGCTGGGACTTGA
- a CDS encoding fumarylacetoacetate hydrolase family protein: MRMVRVQQGGQARWGELSGDEIHFVDGLGGARTGEGVPLAGAALLPPAEPTKIVCVGRNYLDHIRELGNDSGDLPREPGLFLKGPNALAEPGGTVDRPDWTQNFHFEGELALVIGRRAAHLSPETALAHVAGYTCGLDLTARDLQKTDLQWFRAKAADRFCPLGPWMETELDPADLRVQTRVNGETKQDSRTSLMIFNVVDILTYVTRFVTLEPGDVVLTGTPEGVGPLQSGDTVEVEVEGIGTLTTHIG, from the coding sequence ATGCGAATGGTACGGGTGCAGCAGGGTGGGCAGGCGCGCTGGGGTGAACTGAGCGGCGACGAGATTCATTTTGTGGACGGGCTGGGCGGCGCACGAACGGGGGAGGGGGTGCCGCTGGCCGGGGCCGCGCTGCTGCCCCCCGCGGAGCCGACCAAGATTGTGTGCGTCGGGCGCAATTACCTCGACCACATCCGCGAGCTGGGCAACGACAGTGGGGACCTGCCCCGTGAACCGGGTCTGTTCCTCAAAGGCCCCAACGCGCTGGCCGAACCCGGCGGCACCGTGGACCGGCCCGACTGGACCCAGAACTTTCATTTCGAGGGCGAGCTGGCCCTGGTCATCGGGCGGCGTGCCGCGCACCTGAGCCCCGAGACTGCCCTGGCCCACGTTGCGGGCTACACCTGCGGTCTGGACCTGACGGCGCGTGACCTGCAGAAGACCGACCTGCAGTGGTTCCGTGCCAAGGCCGCCGACCGCTTCTGTCCGCTGGGGCCGTGGATGGAGACCGAGCTGGACCCGGCCGACCTGCGGGTGCAGACCCGGGTGAACGGAGAAACGAAACAGGACAGCCGCACCAGTCTGATGATCTTCAACGTCGTGGACATCCTGACCTACGTAACCCGTTTCGTGACCCTGGAACCCGGCGACGTGGTGCTGACCGGCACACCGGAGGGGGTCGGCCCGCTGCAATCCGGCGATACGGTAGAAGTCGAGGTCGAGGGCATCGGAACCCTGACAACCCACATCGGCTGA
- the rimP gene encoding ribosome maturation factor RimP — protein MNNNATHNSKGTAPDSTKGQPNTQIAALQAIAQRGVESLGFEVLEVQLQNAGGQPIVLVRIDRLDEQPVTVDDLTSASRAAEAEFDRVDPIAGEYRLEFESPGAKRPLLRARHFERMVGLKARVRAEGHAFTAPITGVDGEAVTFDVAGEPVTLQAGTFSAHLAEFPDRHR, from the coding sequence ATGAATAACAACGCAACCCACAACTCAAAAGGCACCGCACCGGACAGCACCAAAGGTCAGCCGAACACACAGATTGCCGCCCTGCAGGCCATCGCGCAGCGGGGGGTGGAATCGCTGGGCTTCGAGGTGCTCGAAGTGCAGCTGCAGAATGCAGGCGGTCAGCCCATCGTGCTCGTCCGCATTGACCGGCTGGACGAACAGCCGGTCACGGTGGACGACCTGACCAGCGCCAGCCGCGCGGCCGAGGCCGAGTTTGACCGCGTGGACCCGATTGCCGGCGAGTACCGCCTGGAATTCGAGTCGCCGGGAGCCAAGCGGCCGCTGCTGCGCGCCCGCCACTTTGAGCGCATGGTGGGCCTCAAGGCCCGTGTGCGCGCAGAGGGTCACGCCTTTACCGCGCCCATCACGGGGGTGGACGGCGAGGCCGTGACCTTCGACGTGGCCGGTGAGCCCGTGACCCTGCAGGCCGGAACCTTCAGCGCCCACCTGGCCGAGTTTCCCGACCGCCACCGCTGA
- a CDS encoding GNAT family N-acetyltransferase encodes MLQSNAMPEHPTVAFQTTLDGICAAQLTGFFEGWPQPPTPDTLHRLLSGSSHIVLAVQDRQVIGFVNAVSDGVLSAYIPLLEVRAGWRGQGLGTRLMEHLLAQLGGLYTIDTACDDELVPFYARFGMARGNAMIRRDYARQNGQSGAAER; translated from the coding sequence ATGCTTCAGAGTAACGCCATGCCCGAACACCCCACGGTGGCGTTTCAGACCACGCTGGACGGCATCTGCGCTGCCCAACTCACCGGCTTTTTCGAGGGCTGGCCCCAGCCGCCTACCCCCGACACACTGCACCGGCTGCTGTCCGGGTCCTCCCACATCGTCCTGGCAGTCCAGGACAGGCAGGTGATCGGCTTTGTGAACGCGGTCAGCGACGGCGTGCTCAGCGCCTATATCCCGCTGCTGGAAGTGCGCGCCGGGTGGCGCGGTCAGGGCCTGGGCACCCGGCTGATGGAGCATCTGCTCGCGCAGCTCGGTGGCCTGTACACGATCGACACCGCCTGCGACGATGAACTGGTGCCGTTTTACGCCCGCTTCGGAATGGCGCGCGGCAACGCCATGATCCGCCGGGACTACGCGCGGCAGAACGGACAATCCGGGGCTGCTGAACGGTAA
- a CDS encoding Crp/Fnr family transcriptional regulator — protein sequence MKRNPLFQNVPEEALRDAARVVTQRHFAAGEIVVAQDAQGEALHLLTCGVVRVSRVSTVGRQRVMGEVYAPGVIGETAVLSGRERSATVQALGEVTTLMLHRTHFQQLLQRHPQVLWNLSVMLVERVTFLNDELIAFGLNTQAALSHVFLHLYRQRLAAGVPEPATLPLSTTDIMQRISSSRETVSRVMRTLAGLGMVQATPNTVVLLDPEGLGDLTLEEADPAE from the coding sequence TTGAAGCGGAACCCCCTGTTCCAGAATGTGCCCGAGGAGGCGCTGCGTGACGCCGCCCGCGTGGTCACGCAGCGTCACTTCGCCGCAGGCGAGATCGTGGTGGCGCAGGACGCGCAGGGCGAGGCGCTGCACCTGCTCACCTGCGGCGTCGTCCGCGTGAGCCGGGTCAGCACGGTGGGGCGCCAGCGGGTGATGGGTGAGGTCTATGCGCCGGGAGTGATCGGCGAGACGGCAGTGCTGAGTGGCAGGGAGCGCAGCGCCACGGTGCAGGCGCTGGGTGAGGTGACCACCCTGATGCTGCACCGCACCCATTTTCAGCAGCTGCTGCAGCGCCATCCGCAGGTGCTGTGGAACCTCAGCGTGATGCTCGTGGAGCGCGTGACCTTCCTGAACGATGAGCTGATCGCCTTTGGCCTGAACACCCAGGCGGCCCTGAGCCACGTCTTCCTGCACCTGTACCGTCAGCGGCTCGCGGCGGGCGTGCCGGAGCCGGCGACCCTGCCCCTGAGTACCACCGACATCATGCAGCGCATCTCGTCGAGCCGCGAGACGGTCTCTCGGGTGATGCGCACGCTCGCGGGTCTGGGGATGGTGCAGGCGACGCCCAACACGGTGGTGCTGCTCGACCCCGAGGGTCTGGGCGACCTGACCTTGGAAGAGGCCGACCCGGCAGAGTGA
- the nusA gene encoding transcription termination factor NusA: protein MTQPEFNFADALREVAQARNINELQLIEAFEQSLAQAYTRNVEPDKRIEVHLDPVSGELEVLVVREVVEVIEDEHLQISLADALELDPGVELGMEMEFPVDREKFSRIALQAAKQTLTQKMRETERNVVFNEYKDREGQVLTAQVVRSDNKGNWFVELGAGEAILPPREQIPGEKLTPGNRVKIYLKEVRKTPKGPTILASRADERLLDYLLRQEIPEVANGIVEVKAISREAGQRSKVAVFSHNSNVDPIGACIGHRGNRIQAVTGELGRERVDVILWDANTRDFIRNALSPAKVGLIEVLADRQEATVTVTPDQLSLAIGKGGQNVRLAAKLTGFKIDLRETAAISDLDAAMQQALQDEQEGREADVAQSAFDALFKDSKSVATASPEDVQE from the coding sequence ATGACCCAACCAGAATTCAATTTTGCCGATGCGCTGCGTGAAGTGGCGCAGGCCCGCAACATCAACGAGTTGCAGCTGATCGAGGCTTTCGAGCAGTCCCTGGCCCAGGCCTACACCCGCAACGTGGAACCCGACAAGCGCATCGAGGTTCACCTCGACCCCGTGAGCGGCGAGCTGGAAGTGCTCGTCGTGCGCGAGGTCGTGGAAGTCATCGAGGACGAGCATCTTCAGATCTCGCTGGCCGACGCGCTGGAACTCGATCCCGGCGTGGAACTGGGTATGGAGATGGAGTTCCCGGTGGACCGCGAGAAGTTCTCGCGCATCGCGCTGCAGGCTGCCAAGCAGACCCTGACCCAGAAAATGCGCGAAACCGAGCGCAACGTGGTCTTCAACGAGTACAAGGACCGCGAGGGCCAGGTGCTCACCGCGCAGGTGGTCCGCAGCGACAACAAGGGCAACTGGTTCGTGGAACTGGGCGCGGGCGAGGCGATTTTGCCCCCCCGCGAGCAGATCCCCGGCGAGAAGCTGACTCCTGGCAACCGCGTCAAGATCTACCTCAAGGAGGTCCGCAAGACCCCCAAGGGGCCGACCATCCTCGCCAGCCGCGCCGACGAGCGACTGCTCGACTACCTGCTGCGTCAGGAAATCCCCGAGGTCGCCAACGGCATCGTGGAGGTCAAGGCGATCTCGCGCGAGGCCGGGCAGCGCAGCAAGGTCGCGGTCTTTTCCCACAACAGCAACGTTGATCCCATCGGCGCGTGCATCGGCCACCGCGGCAACCGCATTCAGGCCGTGACCGGTGAACTCGGGCGCGAGCGCGTGGACGTGATTCTGTGGGACGCCAACACCCGCGACTTCATCCGCAACGCGCTGTCTCCTGCCAAGGTGGGCCTGATCGAGGTGCTCGCCGACCGCCAGGAAGCCACCGTGACGGTCACGCCCGATCAGCTGTCCCTCGCCATCGGCAAGGGTGGACAGAACGTGCGTCTGGCCGCCAAGCTGACCGGCTTCAAGATCGACCTGCGCGAGACGGCGGCCATCAGTGATCTGGACGCCGCCATGCAGCAGGCGCTGCAGGACGAGCAGGAAGGCCGCGAGGCCGACGTGGCCCAGTCGGCCTTCGACGCGCTGTTCAAGGACAGCAAGTCGGTGGCCACCGCCAGCCCGGAAGACGTTCAGGAGTAA
- a CDS encoding PspA/IM30 family protein has product MSILDRLSRLLRANVNDMISKAEDPAKIIDQALRDMRAAYAEARSEVAEAMSQNARLEREAGTNRRLADEYGKKAEEALRGGSEDLAREALRRAQNSKDLARGFDEQSALQSSTIDQLKTQLRALEAKIDEMESKKSLLAARQKTAQAGETLDRVSGFGKAGNAMDAFDEMEQRVAGMEDRNKAMTELRSENDIDAQLRDLGRDRDIDDALAALKAKVGGDAGKQG; this is encoded by the coding sequence ATGAGTATTCTTGATCGTCTGTCCCGTCTGCTGCGCGCCAACGTCAATGACATGATCAGCAAGGCCGAGGACCCCGCCAAGATCATCGATCAGGCCCTGCGCGACATGCGGGCCGCCTACGCCGAGGCCCGCAGCGAGGTCGCCGAGGCCATGAGCCAGAATGCCCGGCTGGAACGCGAGGCGGGCACCAACCGCCGGCTGGCCGACGAGTACGGGAAAAAGGCCGAGGAGGCCCTGCGCGGCGGCAGCGAGGACCTCGCCCGCGAGGCGCTGCGCCGCGCCCAGAACTCCAAGGACCTCGCCCGGGGCTTCGATGAACAGAGTGCCCTGCAGTCGAGCACCATCGACCAGCTCAAGACGCAGTTGCGGGCGCTGGAAGCCAAGATCGACGAGATGGAGTCCAAGAAGTCTTTGCTCGCGGCGCGGCAGAAGACGGCCCAGGCCGGGGAGACGCTGGACCGGGTGTCGGGCTTCGGCAAGGCGGGCAACGCCATGGACGCCTTCGACGAGATGGAGCAGCGGGTGGCGGGCATGGAAGACCGCAACAAGGCCATGACCGAACTGCGCTCGGAAAACGACATCGACGCCCAGCTGCGTGACCTGGGCCGCGATCGCGACATCGACGACGCGCTCGCAGCGCTGAAGGCCAAGGTCGGCGGCGACGCCGGAAAACAGGGCTGA